In a genomic window of Methanosarcina horonobensis HB-1 = JCM 15518:
- a CDS encoding acyl carrier protein, with translation MEQIKECIIDYLKANSFMDKETHLEDSDSLTQNGIIDSIGLLELIDYITEKYSIEIPEDMLTPENFDTLQGISNMIHKLVK, from the coding sequence ATGGAACAGATAAAAGAGTGTATAATTGATTATTTGAAGGCTAATTCTTTTATGGATAAGGAAACTCACTTGGAAGATAGTGATTCTCTTACTCAAAACGGCATTATAGATTCTATTGGTCTGCTTGAATTGATTGATTACATCACTGAGAAATACTCTATCGAAATTCCAGAAGACATGTTGACACCTGAAAATTTTGACACGCTACAGGGAATCAGTAATATGATACATAAACTGGTAAAGTAA
- the iorA gene encoding indolepyruvate ferredoxin oxidoreductase subunit alpha, whose protein sequence is MTMREYMLGNVAIARGLLEGSVQVIAGYPGTPSSEIIDTLASREDQDYHIEWSVNEKVAMEVAVGAAWAGVRSVVTMKHVGLNVAADPFMTLAYAGTKGGLIAIVADDPSCHSSQNEQDTRRYARFALVPCFDPSTPQEAKDMIPYAFEFSEKFEIPVIFRPTTRISHGKSDIELGEVPSDKPVPHFEKLLDRWVMLPKNARPRHTHLLSIQQPIEDALAESPWNSLELKPDARLGVIGAGIASVYAKEALQELGLEASFLKIGTYPVPKKLILELLSTVDTVIIFEELEPVVEEQVRMIAQESGLEVSIIGKTGGFVPREGELDINAFLEALKKAFDLEVEPETGGVSLELAPRPPALCAGCSHRATFYSMKKVFGKDAIYPSDIGCYTLGIQSGTVETTLCMGSSISIASGLYHAGEKRPICCSIGDSTFFHTGMNSLLNAVFNKANITVTILDNRITAMTGHQPNPGVGFTVTGEPTVEVSLAELCRAMGAEFVTVVDPYRLEETQEAFKAAKDFEGTAVVIAKQPCVISGKRAGIRRVPYIVDPEKCEGCKQCVKFGCPAIEFDEDNKCAVITAICSGCGVCAQICKFEAIKEVKR, encoded by the coding sequence ATGACAATGCGTGAGTATATGCTTGGAAACGTGGCTATTGCTCGTGGACTTCTTGAAGGCAGCGTGCAGGTTATTGCAGGCTATCCCGGCACTCCCTCTTCGGAGATTATAGACACACTTGCTTCCCGCGAGGACCAGGACTACCATATAGAATGGTCGGTTAACGAAAAGGTCGCAATGGAAGTTGCAGTTGGAGCCGCATGGGCAGGAGTCAGGTCTGTCGTGACAATGAAGCACGTAGGGTTAAACGTTGCAGCCGACCCTTTCATGACCCTTGCTTATGCAGGCACAAAAGGAGGACTGATTGCAATCGTAGCTGATGACCCTTCCTGCCACTCGTCCCAGAACGAGCAGGATACAAGGCGTTATGCCCGGTTTGCCCTTGTGCCCTGTTTTGACCCTTCAACACCCCAGGAAGCCAAGGACATGATACCTTATGCTTTTGAGTTTTCGGAAAAGTTTGAAATTCCTGTAATTTTCAGACCCACGACCCGGATCTCGCACGGGAAGTCTGACATTGAGCTGGGGGAAGTCCCTTCAGACAAGCCGGTTCCTCATTTTGAAAAACTTCTCGACCGCTGGGTTATGCTTCCCAAAAACGCCAGACCCCGCCATACCCATCTCCTCTCTATCCAGCAGCCAATTGAAGATGCCCTTGCAGAGTCACCATGGAACTCCCTTGAACTGAAACCTGATGCAAGGCTTGGAGTAATAGGGGCAGGCATTGCTTCTGTATATGCAAAAGAGGCTCTGCAGGAGCTCGGGCTTGAAGCTTCTTTCCTGAAGATAGGAACCTATCCTGTCCCGAAAAAGCTTATTCTGGAACTTCTCAGCACAGTTGACACGGTTATTATTTTCGAAGAGCTCGAGCCTGTTGTTGAAGAGCAGGTAAGGATGATTGCACAGGAGTCCGGGCTTGAGGTCTCTATTATTGGAAAAACAGGCGGATTTGTTCCTCGGGAGGGAGAACTGGATATAAATGCCTTCCTTGAAGCCCTGAAGAAAGCTTTTGATCTGGAGGTTGAACCCGAGACTGGAGGTGTTTCTCTTGAACTGGCTCCCCGCCCGCCTGCCCTCTGTGCCGGCTGCTCTCACAGGGCAACTTTCTATTCCATGAAAAAGGTCTTTGGAAAGGATGCTATCTACCCGAGCGATATCGGCTGCTACACCCTTGGTATCCAGAGTGGGACCGTTGAGACCACGCTCTGCATGGGTTCAAGCATAAGTATTGCTTCCGGGCTTTACCATGCAGGGGAAAAGCGCCCCATCTGCTGTTCCATAGGAGACTCGACCTTTTTCCATACAGGCATGAACTCTCTCCTTAATGCAGTTTTTAACAAAGCGAATATCACGGTCACAATTCTTGACAACCGGATTACAGCTATGACAGGGCACCAGCCAAACCCGGGAGTCGGCTTTACAGTAACAGGGGAGCCTACAGTTGAGGTTTCGCTTGCCGAACTCTGCCGGGCGATGGGCGCAGAATTTGTAACTGTCGTTGACCCCTATAGACTTGAAGAGACCCAGGAAGCTTTCAAAGCCGCAAAGGACTTTGAAGGCACAGCCGTGGTCATTGCAAAACAACCCTGCGTGATCTCTGGAAAGAGAGCAGGGATTAGAAGGGTTCCTTACATTGTAGACCCTGAAAAATGTGAAGGCTGCAAGCAGTGCGTTAAGTTCGGCTGTCCGGCAATCGAGTTTGATGAAGATAATAAATGCGCTGTAATTACTGCTATATGTAGCGGGTGCGGGGTCTGTGCGCAGATATGCAAATTTGAAGCTATTAAGGAGGTGAAGAGATGA
- a CDS encoding indolepyruvate oxidoreductase subunit beta, whose translation MNEGTGEKKLDLLITGVGGQGAILASDIIGKAAVVSGLPIRAAETHGMAQRGGSVVNHIRLGSDLGSMIPKKGADIMLALEPMEAVRYLDFLKDGGVIIVNIQPIVPVTVTSGLAKYPDVQEILDVLSEKYVVKAFNADELAYEAGSRLAMNVAMVGAVSGYLPIPKDALLESVKALVPQKTIEINVRAFEMGRRKVEES comes from the coding sequence ATGAACGAGGGAACAGGAGAAAAGAAACTCGACCTCCTTATCACTGGAGTCGGCGGGCAGGGTGCAATCCTTGCCTCGGATATTATCGGAAAAGCCGCAGTCGTTTCAGGGCTTCCGATCCGGGCGGCAGAGACTCATGGGATGGCGCAGCGTGGAGGCTCGGTTGTTAACCACATAAGGCTGGGGTCCGATCTCGGGTCAATGATCCCTAAAAAAGGAGCGGACATTATGCTCGCCCTTGAGCCAATGGAAGCGGTCAGGTATCTCGATTTTCTTAAGGATGGCGGGGTAATTATAGTAAACATACAGCCAATTGTACCTGTTACGGTTACTTCAGGTCTTGCAAAATATCCTGATGTCCAGGAAATCCTTGACGTTCTTTCTGAAAAGTACGTAGTTAAAGCCTTTAATGCTGATGAGCTGGCTTATGAAGCCGGGAGCAGGCTTGCAATGAATGTCGCAATGGTCGGGGCAGTTTCTGGCTACCTGCCCATCCCGAAAGATGCCCTTCTTGAGAGTGTAAAGGCACTTGTGCCACAGAAGACTATCGAGATTAATGTCAGGGCTTTTGAGATGGGAAGGAGAAAAGTTGAGGAAAGTTAA
- a CDS encoding DUF362 domain-containing protein gives MNTRVSIVRCSDYSKAKDAIRESLNLIGGLEKIISPGSRVLLKPNVLAIRPPEDAVTTHPAVVSAMCELVSEAGGIPVIGDGSGIVRPGSTSTSQALKASGIEEVASCYGAELINFETSGYTGVDVPGARQFPHLYIAKSVLEADVIISLPKLKTHELTLYTGAVKNFFGTVPQKIRKQAHALEDRDRFGNAVVDIYSVVKPHLSVMDGVVGMEGNGPSNGTPISTGVIMASYDCVALDIVASELIGIDPIKVPTNKAALSRGFGTEHPEVVGTPLDEVKVMFKRPEGGITAYVPSVLMRILRTQLTVKPFINTSNCKLCKACVLNCSVHAIEEAGSTLKINQEKCIQCYCCRELCPSDAVEIKKSMLLKLLTRNKS, from the coding sequence ATGAATACAAGGGTTTCTATTGTTCGATGCAGCGATTACTCGAAAGCAAAAGATGCAATCAGAGAATCACTCAACCTGATAGGCGGCCTTGAGAAGATTATATCTCCTGGCAGCCGAGTACTGCTTAAGCCCAATGTGCTTGCCATTCGGCCTCCAGAGGATGCTGTCACAACACATCCGGCAGTAGTCTCTGCTATGTGTGAACTGGTCTCAGAGGCAGGGGGTATACCAGTTATAGGCGACGGGTCAGGGATTGTAAGACCTGGGTCTACGAGCACTTCGCAGGCACTCAAAGCATCGGGAATTGAAGAAGTCGCCTCCTGCTACGGGGCAGAGCTAATAAACTTTGAGACTTCAGGGTATACCGGGGTTGATGTTCCTGGTGCCAGACAGTTTCCACACCTGTACATTGCAAAATCAGTCCTTGAGGCTGATGTGATAATCTCACTTCCGAAACTCAAAACTCACGAATTGACACTCTATACCGGGGCTGTCAAAAACTTTTTTGGGACTGTCCCTCAAAAAATCAGAAAGCAGGCACATGCTCTGGAAGATCGTGACCGTTTTGGGAATGCAGTTGTTGATATTTATTCTGTTGTCAAGCCTCATCTTTCAGTTATGGACGGTGTGGTTGGAATGGAGGGGAATGGTCCTTCTAACGGCACACCTATCTCCACAGGCGTTATCATGGCAAGTTACGACTGCGTAGCCCTTGATATTGTGGCATCTGAGCTCATAGGAATCGATCCCATAAAGGTTCCTACAAACAAAGCCGCACTTTCAAGAGGGTTTGGAACTGAGCATCCGGAAGTTGTCGGCACACCTCTGGACGAGGTAAAGGTAATGTTCAAAAGACCGGAAGGTGGAATTACTGCTTATGTTCCGTCTGTTCTTATGAGAATACTTCGGACTCAGTTAACTGTAAAACCCTTCATTAATACTTCAAACTGTAAGCTTTGTAAAGCCTGTGTTTTGAATTGCTCGGTGCATGCCATTGAAGAAGCAGGCAGTACATTAAAAATCAACCAGGAAAAATGCATCCAGTGTTATTGTTGCCGTGAACTTTGTCCCAGTGATGCTGTGGAGATAAAAAAATCGATGCTTTTAAAGCTTTTAACCAGGAATAAAAGCTGA
- a CDS encoding acyltransferase, which yields MISNRDKVAFGEVADHYHSNKILFGFKYFKNWLLELLASNAPVPSWRAKFHRMRGVNIGKNVYVGYNVVFDRIHPELITIGDYAEIGDRCILSAHTRGSLTTRQAYPRTMAPIKIGRGVSVNPGCIITQGVEIGENSIIGIGSVVTRDISPNSLALGYPARVIKKLEGVGELQT from the coding sequence ATGATATCTAATAGAGATAAAGTCGCTTTTGGGGAAGTAGCCGATCATTATCATAGTAATAAAATCCTGTTTGGATTCAAGTATTTTAAGAACTGGCTTTTAGAACTACTTGCATCAAATGCTCCGGTTCCTTCCTGGAGGGCAAAATTTCATAGAATGCGGGGTGTAAATATTGGGAAAAATGTATATGTCGGTTACAATGTTGTTTTTGATCGGATTCATCCGGAATTAATCACAATAGGAGATTATGCAGAAATCGGTGATCGGTGTATACTGTCTGCCCATACAAGAGGCAGCCTGACCACAAGACAGGCATATCCGAGGACCATGGCTCCTATAAAAATAGGGCGCGGAGTTTCTGTGAATCCCGGATGTATTATCACCCAGGGAGTCGAGATCGGAGAAAACTCCATCATAGGCATCGGATCCGTAGTTACCCGGGATATTTCTCCAAACAGCCTTGCTCTGGGTTATCCGGCTAGAGTTATTAAAAAGCTCGAAGGTGTAGGCGAACTTCAAACCTGA
- a CDS encoding adenine nucleotide alpha hydrolase family protein: MSKLVCKKCILDSDIPGININTETELCHFCETYTPLSSQEKDEYLAKIKKLFEDYGGKGKYDVIYALSGGKDSSYTLYKLKQDYPFLKVLAVQFDNGFISEGAVKNARKICEITGSDYFMLTMEKKILYNTFRKAAESYDAFPKFAKYRASDICNICITIIKQKLIEQAIVQKAPFIVFAFTGGQSPNPIINLSRNFLLWSRNLFEKQLEKIGVDDKDELFLLKKEIIENKEDTALSILHPLCLWEYSEDKVLDTLLKVGWEQPGINDSNSTNCTLNAFACYNHLDKYGFHPYTFDIAGLVRSGEMSREEGLEKINQELSRPLIEEAAKKLELDIKIS; this comes from the coding sequence GTGTCAAAGCTAGTATGTAAAAAGTGTATTCTGGATTCGGATATTCCAGGTATAAACATTAATACAGAAACTGAGCTCTGTCATTTTTGTGAGACATATACTCCTTTATCCTCACAGGAAAAGGATGAATATCTGGCAAAAATTAAAAAACTTTTTGAGGACTATGGAGGAAAAGGTAAATATGATGTTATTTATGCCCTGTCTGGAGGAAAAGACTCCTCATATACACTTTACAAGCTCAAACAAGATTATCCTTTCCTGAAAGTGCTTGCTGTCCAGTTTGATAATGGGTTCATCTCCGAAGGCGCAGTAAAAAACGCCAGAAAGATCTGTGAGATCACAGGTTCCGATTATTTTATGTTGACAATGGAAAAGAAAATTCTCTACAACACATTCCGAAAAGCGGCTGAGTCTTATGATGCGTTTCCCAAGTTCGCTAAATATCGGGCAAGTGATATATGCAATATCTGTATAACTATCATCAAACAGAAACTGATAGAACAGGCTATTGTTCAGAAGGCACCTTTTATTGTCTTTGCTTTCACAGGCGGACAGTCTCCAAATCCTATAATTAACCTCTCACGTAATTTCCTACTATGGTCAAGGAATCTTTTTGAAAAGCAGCTTGAAAAAATAGGTGTCGACGATAAGGATGAGTTATTCCTTCTCAAAAAAGAGATTATCGAAAACAAAGAAGATACTGCTCTAAGTATCCTGCACCCACTCTGTTTATGGGAATACAGCGAAGATAAAGTGCTGGATACGCTTTTGAAGGTTGGATGGGAACAACCCGGCATCAATGACAGTAATTCAACGAACTGTACATTGAACGCTTTCGCCTGCTATAACCATCTGGATAAATATGGGTTCCATCCATACACTTTTGATATAGCAGGACTTGTCCGGAGCGGGGAAATGTCCAGGGAAGAGGGGCTTGAAAAAATTAACCAGGAACTCTCGCGGCCACTGATAGAAGAAGCTGCAAAGAAGCTTGAACTGGATATAAAAATTTCTTGA
- a CDS encoding ATP-binding protein has product MRIAVCGKGGSGKSTISALLAKQMAKTKNVLVLDIDESNYGLHSQLGLAAPRDLMEYFGGKKGFKEKQRAAPKQTQFWGLAAENNKGQPVQQQSRFFKERWSFSDLPPEFVEEKGNLKLMAVGKIKDYGEGCACPMGVLTREFLENLDLGKDDFVIVDTEAGTEHFGRGVDKDFDLILVVVDPSYESLKLSKKFDEFGAQCGCGVYFVLNKVEPDVREEMLASVNCVNVVAEIPARRELFKASLKGEELDLDLEEIAKLAEFLEKAGSLTH; this is encoded by the coding sequence ATGAGAATAGCAGTGTGCGGGAAAGGAGGAAGCGGAAAGAGCACTATTTCGGCTCTCCTGGCAAAGCAGATGGCAAAAACAAAAAATGTGCTTGTGCTTGATATAGATGAGTCCAACTACGGGCTTCACAGCCAGCTCGGATTGGCAGCTCCACGGGATCTCATGGAGTATTTCGGAGGAAAGAAAGGCTTTAAAGAAAAACAGAGGGCTGCTCCTAAGCAAACGCAGTTCTGGGGGCTTGCAGCTGAAAATAATAAAGGGCAACCAGTTCAGCAGCAGTCCCGTTTTTTCAAGGAGAGATGGAGTTTTTCCGACCTGCCTCCTGAATTTGTGGAAGAAAAAGGAAACCTAAAGCTCATGGCTGTTGGAAAGATCAAAGACTACGGAGAAGGATGTGCGTGTCCCATGGGGGTCTTGACAAGGGAGTTTCTTGAAAATCTTGACCTCGGGAAAGATGATTTTGTGATTGTGGATACCGAAGCCGGGACTGAACACTTCGGACGCGGGGTTGATAAAGATTTTGACCTGATCCTTGTGGTTGTCGACCCTTCTTACGAATCCCTAAAGCTTTCAAAGAAGTTTGATGAGTTCGGTGCACAATGTGGGTGTGGAGTTTATTTTGTGCTTAATAAGGTCGAGCCGGACGTAAGGGAGGAGATGCTGGCTTCCGTGAACTGTGTGAATGTCGTGGCTGAGATCCCTGCAAGAAGAGAGCTTTTCAAAGCGTCCCTGAAAGGTGAAGAACTCGATCTTGATCTTGAAGAGATTGCGAAGCTTGCAGAGTTTCTGGAGAAGGCCGGTTCATTGACTCATTGA
- a CDS encoding AMP-binding protein, translating to METDAHITERARKTPQNIALEEGKNSISCSCLENGINAIASYLKDFKHCRFAILAESGIQYAKLLLAIYRSENISVPLPIEFPRFSLGQLSVKVLL from the coding sequence ATGGAAACTGATGCGCATATTACAGAACGTGCCAGAAAAACTCCTCAAAACATTGCCCTGGAAGAAGGTAAAAACTCAATTTCCTGTAGCTGTCTCGAAAACGGTATAAATGCAATTGCTTCATACCTCAAGGATTTCAAGCATTGTAGATTTGCGATACTGGCAGAATCTGGTATACAATATGCAAAATTACTCCTGGCCATATACAGGTCAGAAAATATCTCAGTCCCTTTGCCAATCGAATTTCCCAGGTTCAGTCTTGGACAACTATCAGTAAAAGTCCTTCTTTAG